Proteins encoded in a region of the Oncorhynchus clarkii lewisi isolate Uvic-CL-2024 chromosome 18, UVic_Ocla_1.0, whole genome shotgun sequence genome:
- the LOC139372876 gene encoding zinc finger protein 135-like produces the protein MASVKLEDCSQTLELNVNIKEEEEEKIRTTVSHGYHVETFSTPREQQQEDQRAKRSHPCPHCEEIFPFLSKLKIHLKIHTGEKPYSCSDCGKCFTTSTDLKLHQRTHTGEKPYSCSDCGKCFTTSTDLKVHQRTHTGEKPYSCSDCGKCFTRSTYLKVHQRTHTGEKPYSCSDCGERFSQMSTLKSHKQVHTGEKPYSCSDCGVSFSRLDTLKTHQRIHTREKPYFCPECGKSFSLSSTLKSHERIHTGEKPYSCSDCGVSFSRLDTLKTHQRIHTGEKPYFCPECGESFSQKTSLKAHQLIHTGEKPYFCSDCGKSFSLSTTLKSHERIHTGEKPHSCSDCGKRFSRSGTLKSHERIHTGEKPYYCSFCGKRFSRSDTLKSHERIHTGEKPYFCSDCGRSFSDKSNLKTHQRIH, from the coding sequence GATACCACGTTGAGACATTCTCTACACCCAGAGAGCAACAGCAGGAAGATCAGAGAGCTAAGAGGTCTCACCCCTGCCCACATTGTGAAGAGATTTTCCCATTTCTGTCAAAGCTAAAAATACacctaaaaatacacacaggagagaagccatactcctgctcagactgtggaaaatgcttcacaacatcaactgatctaaaacttcatcagagaacacacacaggagagaagccttactcctgctctgactgtggaaaatgcttcacaacatcaactgatctaaaagttcatcagagaactcacactggagagaagccttactcctgctctgactgtggaaaatgcttcacaaGGTCAACTtatctaaaagttcatcagagaacacacacaggagaaaagccttactccTGTTCTGACTGTGGTGAGAGATTCTCTCAAATGAGCACCCTAAAATCACACAAACAAGTAcatactggagagaagccttactcctgctctgactgtggagtGAGTTTCTCTCGACTGGAtaccttaaaaacacaccaacgtatCCATACAAGAGAAAAGCCTTACTTCTGCCctgaatgtgggaagagtttctcccTATCGAGTACCTTGaaatcacatgaacgtatacatacaggagagaagccttactcctgctctgactgtggagtGAGTTTCTCTCGACTGGAtaccttaaaaacacaccaacgtatccatacaggagaaaagccttacttcTGCCCTGAGTGTGGGGAGAGTTTCTCTCAAAAGACCAGCTTAAAAGCACACCAattaatacatacaggagagaagccttacttctgctctgattgtgggaagagtttctcccTGTCGACTACCTTGaaatcacatgaacgtatacatacaggagagaagcctcactcctgctctgactgtggaaaacgtTTCTCCCGATCGGGTACCTTGaaatcacatgaacgtatacatacaggagagaagccttactactgCTCTTTCTGTGGAAAACGTTTCTCCCGATCGGATACCTTGaaatcacatgaacgtatacatacaggagagaagccttacttctgctctgactgtgggaggAGTTTCTCTGACAAGAGCaacttaaaaacacaccaacgtatacaTTAA
- the LOC139372856 gene encoding zinc finger protein 135-like isoform X1 produces the protein MASVKLEDCSQTLELNVNIKDEEEEEKIRTTVSHGYHVETFSTSREQQQGDQRAKKSHHCPHCEEIFPFLSKLRIHLKIHTGEKPYSCSDCGKCFKTSNELKVHQTTHTGEKPFFCPDCGTSFSQLSHLKSHERIHTGEKPYSCSDCGKCFKTLYELKVHQRTHTGEKPYVCSDCGKCFTSSTHLKVHQRTHTGEKPYSCSDCGKRFKTSNELKVHQKTHTGEKPFFCSDCGASFSHLGTLKTHQLIHTGEKPYFCFDCGKCFKTSTELKVHQRTHTGDKPYYCSECGTSFSKFSILKTHERIHTGEKPYVCSDCGKYFTTSTHLKVHQRTHTGEKPYSCSDCGKRFKTSNELKVHQRTHTGEKPYVCSSCGTSFSQLSHLQSHERIHTGEKPFFCSDCGASFSQLGTLKTHQRIHTGAKPYSCSDCRKCFKTSNELKVHQRTHTGEKPYSCSDCGKCFKTSNELKVHQRTHTGEKPYVCFDCGTSFSQLSSLKSHERIHTGEKPYSCSVCVKCFKTATELIVHQRTHA, from the exons atggcatcagtgaagctggaagactgcagtcaaacactggagctgaatgtcaacattaaagatgaagaagaggaggagaagattagGACAACTGTTAGTCATG GGTACCATGTTGAGACATTCTCCACATCCAGAGAGCAACAGCAGGGAGATCAGAGAGCTAAGAAGTCTCATCACTGCCCACATTGTGAAGAGATTTTCCCATTTCTATCAAAGCTAAGAATACacctaaaaatacacacaggagagaagccttactcctgctctgactgtggaaaatgttttaaaacatcaaatgagcTAAAGGTTCatcagacaacacacacaggagagaagcctttcttctgcCCTGACTGTGGAACTAGTTTCTCTCAGCTTTCCCACTTAaaatcacatgaacgtatacatacaggggagaagccatactcctgctctgactgtgggaaatgttttaaaacattatatgagctaaaagttcatcagagaacacacacaggagagaagccttacgtctgctctgactgtggaaaatgcttcacatCATCAACTcatctaaaagttcatcagagaacacacacaggagagaagccttattcctgctctgactgtggaaaacgttttaaaacatcaaatgagcTAAAGGTTCATCAGaagactcacacaggagagaagcctttcttctgctctgactgtggggcgagtttctctcatctgggcaccttaaaaacacaccaacttATACACACTGGCGAGAAGCCTTACTTCTGCtttgactgtggaaaatgcttcaaaacatcaactgagctaaaagttcatcagagaacacacacaggagacaagCCGTATTACTGCTCTGAGTGTGGAACTAGTTTCTCTAAATTTTCCATcttaaaaacacatgaacgtatacatacaggagagaagccttacgtctgctctgactgtggaaaatacttcacaacatcaactcatctaaaagttcatcagagaacacacacaggggagaagccatactcctgctctgactgtggaaaacgttttaaaacatcaaatgagctaaaagttcatcagagaacacatacaggagagaagccttacgtctGCTCTAGCTGTGGAACTAGTTTCTCTCAACTTTCCCATTTACaatcacatgaacgtatacatacaggagagaagcctttcttctgctctgactgtggggcgagtttctctcagctgggcaccttaaaaacacaccaacgtatacacacaggagcgaagccttattcctgctctgactgtagaaaatgttttaaaacatcaaatgagctaaaagttcatcagagaacacacacaggagagaagccttattcctgctctgactgtggaaaatgttttaaaacatcaaatgagctaaaagttcaccagagaacacacacaggagagaagccttacgtctGCTTTGACTGTGGAACTAGTTTCTCGCAACTTTCCAGCTTAaaatcacatgaacgtatacatacaggggagaagccatactcctgctctgtTTGTGTAAAATGCTTCAAAACAGCAACCGAGCTAatagttcatcagagaacacacgcATGA
- the LOC139372856 gene encoding zinc finger protein 135-like isoform X2 yields the protein MASVKLEDCSQTLELNVNIKDEEEEEKIRTTVSHGYHVETFSTSREQQQGDQRAKKSHHCPHCEEIFPFLSKLRIHLKIHTGEKPYSCSDCGKCFKTSNELKVHQTTHTGEKPFFCPDCGTSFSQLSHLKSHERIHTGEKPYSCSDCGKCFKTLYELKVHQRTHTGEKPYVCSDCGKCFTSSTHLKVHQRTHTGEKPYSCSDCGKRFKTSNELKVHQKTHTGEKPFFCSDCGASFSHLGTLKTHQLIHTGEKPYVCSDCGKYFTTSTHLKVHQRTHTGEKPYSCSDCGKRFKTSNELKVHQRTHTGEKPYVCSSCGTSFSQLSHLQSHERIHTGEKPFFCSDCGASFSQLGTLKTHQLHQRTHTGEKPYVCFDCGTSFSQLSSLKSHERIHTGEKPYSCSVCVKCFKTATELIVHQRTHA from the exons atggcatcagtgaagctggaagactgcagtcaaacactggagctgaatgtcaacattaaagatgaagaagaggaggagaagattagGACAACTGTTAGTCATG GGTACCATGTTGAGACATTCTCCACATCCAGAGAGCAACAGCAGGGAGATCAGAGAGCTAAGAAGTCTCATCACTGCCCACATTGTGAAGAGATTTTCCCATTTCTATCAAAGCTAAGAATACacctaaaaatacacacaggagagaagccttactcctgctctgactgtggaaaatgttttaaaacatcaaatgagcTAAAGGTTCatcagacaacacacacaggagagaagcctttcttctgcCCTGACTGTGGAACTAGTTTCTCTCAGCTTTCCCACTTAaaatcacatgaacgtatacatacaggggagaagccatactcctgctctgactgtgggaaatgttttaaaacattatatgagctaaaagttcatcagagaacacacacaggagagaagccttacgtctgctctgactgtggaaaatgcttcacatCATCAACTcatctaaaagttcatcagagaacacacacaggagagaagccttattcctgctctgactgtggaaaacgttttaaaacatcaaatgagcTAAAGGTTCATCAGaagactcacacaggagagaagcctttcttctgctctgactgtggggcgagtttctctcatctgggcaccttaaaaacacaccaacttATACACACTG gagagaagccttacgtctgctctgactgtggaaaatacttcacaacatcaactcatctaaaagttcatcagagaacacacacaggggagaagccatactcctgctctgactgtggaaaacgttttaaaacatcaaatgagctaaaagttcatcagagaacacatacaggagagaagccttacgtctGCTCTAGCTGTGGAACTAGTTTCTCTCAACTTTCCCATTTACaatcacatgaacgtatacatacaggagagaagcctttcttctgctctgactgtggggcgagtttctctcagctgggcaccttaaaaacacaccaac ttcaccagagaacacacacaggagagaagccttacgtctGCTTTGACTGTGGAACTAGTTTCTCGCAACTTTCCAGCTTAaaatcacatgaacgtatacatacaggggagaagccatactcctgctctgtTTGTGTAAAATGCTTCAAAACAGCAACCGAGCTAatagttcatcagagaacacacgcATGA